In Augochlora pura isolate Apur16 chromosome 3, APUR_v2.2.1, whole genome shotgun sequence, the sequence GTTGTGACACATTGACGGCGCTCTTGGGAATGACAAGTATAATCTCGTACATCAGTTACTACATAGGTCGGTTCTTCCAGTGGGTATTGCTCACGGAAGACGAAGGTGAGAACAGCATCGGAACCGCGTCAGCGATCCTGTTCTACATGTTAGCTCTACAAACGGGGTTGACCAGCTTGGACGAAGAAAGCCGACTGACAAGACTTTTCCGCAACCTAAGTCTGCTGATGATCGCGATACTGCACTTCGTGCACAACTTCGTAAATCCGCTGTTGATGTCTCTAAGCGCCTCGCGCAACCCCGCACTGCACCGACACATCAGAGCACTAGCCGTCTGCGCGTTCCTAATCCTATTCCCGGTTTCGTTACTGTTCTACTTGTGGTCCAATTACACTCTGTGTACATGGCTGCTAGCTGCTACAATATTCAACATTGAAGTGGTGGTGAAAGTACTGGTCTCACTGGCGATTTACTCGTTGTTCCTGGTCGATGCGTACCGCAGCGCTTTCTGGGAACAGCTCGACGACTTCGTCTATATAATACGCTCGTTTGGAAACACTGTCGAATTCGCGTTCGGCATCATACTGTTTTTCAACGGTTTTTGGATTTTGGTGTTCGAGTCCGGCGGTGGTATTCGCGCCATTATGATGTGCATCCACGCATATCTCAACATCTGGTGCGAAGCGAAAGCTGGTTGGAGTGTGTTCATGAAACGTCGCAGCGCAGTCAACAAGATCAATTCACTTCCCGAGGCCAAAGCCGAACAGCTGCGTAGACTGGACGATGTTTGCGCGATTTGCTACCAAGAATTGCACAGCGCGAAGATTACCCGGTGCAATCACTTCTTCCATGGCGACTGTTTGCGCAAATGGCTTTACGTGCAAGACCGTTGCCCTCTCTGTCACGATATATTGTACAAAGTGGAGAACGTGCAGAATAAGACCGAAGAAACCGCTGTACAACAAGCGAACCAGAGCAGGTGAAACGACCTGGCATAGCTCTATTGTGATATATGAGTATGATTGTACGCAGAGAAGAACTATCGCGAATTCGACAAACTTCAATCGTAAGGCATCGATCCTCGAAAAGTCTTACCGGGAAGGGTACTTCAtccctctcttttcctttttctttcacttttgGCTAAGTTAGAGGCCGAGCACCTCGAGGCTACGCACTGCTATTGGCAGCTAAAAAGTTGGCTGTCGGAAGTTTTGATATACCGCCACTTCATTTTCAACGTTCTGGTTTGGATAGGGCTCAGTACTTGGCATATACGTGATACGCAACATTTTTTGCACAGAAGTTACAGAAGTTACATTTCTAAGTGTTTCTATCCGCTAAGATTGTTCTAATCGATCGGAACCATCTTCTCAGCTTCCAATAGTAGCCGATTGCGAAACGTCGaatgaacaataattattataacaagaCCACACGTATATTCTTCCGTTCAGCAAATTGTACACGTGTGCTGCACGCATCCGAGTGTTTCCTACGGTACCAAAAAAAAAGTCTTCggtttagaattttttcacacGCCTACGCAATCGTGTGTTATATTTTCGCGAGCTGTAAGTTTACACCCAAGCTTTTATCGCGAGAACTTATTCTTCCACTGTAAAACCAGCTTTACTTCGCATCTTCTCGCGTATAGGCTCGCTCGACTTGCGAAGCTTGCGCTGCTCTTTTCTGGTATCCACTAGGATAACAAAAACCCAACTGTATGCGAAATAATTGACTCTTCAACCTGTTAACCAGTTGACTTTGATTCGCCTTCGACAGTGACGCGTAGATACTTTGTTGAAGGATGCAGGCGAACGTGATCAATCAAATGACTTTTCTTTCCAGATTAACAGGTTGATACTTTGTAAGACTGCGAACATCGCGTCGATCCCTAGTAATTAGAGGGTAGCGATTGTCTTCTTAATGGGATTGCGGATTTAATGCACTTATGGCAAgattgaatttgtttaagataTTAAGAAAAAGCAACTTCCTTTTATGGACTTCTTTCCATTCGGCATAAGAATCCGCAGTTTACGATTCGATTTTAGGACCTACCCGTATAATTGAATCGAACTTCCGTCATTATTCCCATCGCTTCGAATATGGTTCACAAGCCATTGTGATAGTTAGTTTGTTAATCGCGGAAATTAGTTGAGACTTTTGCTATAATTTAACGCGCCGGCAACGTATcatgatatatttattgacCACCATCGAAAAGAAGGACATTAATCGTATGTCAAggatatgtgtatatatatatatatttattatataaatatatataaatgtatatttatataaatatatatttatatatgaatatataaatataaattttaatttgttcggCTGAAAGCAATTCGCCAACAAATTCTCTGTTATGTTACATAATATATGTccaataaatgttatatttttaaaggttGGTCGAAAGTAAACACGATACTCGCAGCTTGCGCTGCCGTTCGCAAATCGGCTTACGAATCGGTTTGCTGGCGGAATGCACAGTGTATAGCGCGCCATCGCGTAATTAGAGCAATTCCAACGTGGGTGATGTAACTAGGTGAAGGTTGTATTATCTCGTACGTGGTCGACGCGCCGGCCACGTGTTGgattttcaattcattaaCGCGGATTGTTCGGATGCgctgcgtttttttttttgctccaCTTGATGATTTCCTACGCTCGGTTCTTTTAGTTTCCACTTTTCTCATTTAAATTTCCTGCCAATCATTTACGAGAGAAACATTAGTGTAACAAAGGTCGTTGATTTTTCGGATTGGTAGACAATAGTTCTAATGAATTCTATGACCGCTTCGAATCGCACCGTGGCAACCAGTTATCGAAGTCGGCGGTGCGGCACGCGACCAAACGAGCAAGCAAGCAAACGATCGAGACCGCTCCGAGAAAACGAACAGCTGTAAATTCGGCTTGATAAACGGCGGCACGAGGAGAAAGCAGGATGtagacgccgcgccgcgatagaCAATTTTCGTTCGCTTCCATTTTTCGATAACGGCGCACAGGCGAGTAGCTCGCACGGCTCACGCGTCAGGTATACACTTTCCCCTACCTCCCACCTTCACCGTCACGACTCTCTTTCGCGTTGCAACTGCAGGCTGTCGCCGATTCGCATGATCTTCGAAAGTCCGCCGACTGATCCCAGTTCCCAGTCTAGCGCGCACCGTCGTCGAGCGAGGGTGTTGCACCGTTCGTCCGAGACACCTTCACCACGGATCGAGCCCACAAAGAGCAACAGGTAAGCCTCCACCTCGCGCGTAGttcttttctcatttttcattcCCGCATCCTCGGCGACGGAACAGCCGATCAATGCACCTACCCCGTAGATTCGAACGATCGAGACAAGCCTATCTTTTTAGCTTAACCCGAGCGTCGGTATAATAATCGTCGACGGATCTTTGAAACTGGGCACCTTGGCTGCcgtgcaataaaattacaacacTCTTGAGGCGCAAAGTGGCGAAGATGAAGCAACTCGCGTGCGGACCGTATACTTAATATCGAGCGTATGTTAACCGATTGTGAGATTGTGGTAAATGCAACTGCACTTACATCGTATCCTCACCTGCTCTTCGAAACATTCTCCAACATGTAGTATCAACAGCATCTAGAAAGAAATTTTGACGCTGCTTGCCGTTGTGTTTTTGCGCGTCGCGCAACATTCGCGGTGACGCTGAACTAGTTTACCACGAAATGTGTTCGGCGTCTATGGGAAGCTGTGCACAGTCGCCCGATGGTCGTGCAGAAAGCGGATCGAATCCGTTTCGACGCTAA encodes:
- the Trc8 gene encoding TRC8 ring finger protein, coding for MENSIQNRFFNFVDIIIRVPPLFVIDALLKIEFKLSQEPFEMDPSTNILCAYARNYVYKIFYLQNMFKFLCCTLGCLAALCTFMLWTKHLIIVHLYFISMGAIFLSHWSNTITMKAIIAYVTTHESKTSILDDILSCEIDKVLNEGPGFLIIQNYILQCILASIFCYTHLAPKHPMLQKFLVLSFVAPSFLSIYPLPTQVLHHAPVFAALLPMAVCNFVFWCNGVSILKTIYMVCHHAHTFIGDYGLSALAETEWIRLNVPCVLRTFWLLRAGHQVIQIFANEYNEESFTYFMMIKSLLVNGCDTLTALLGMTSIISYISYYIGRFFQWVLLTEDEGENSIGTASAILFYMLALQTGLTSLDEESRLTRLFRNLSLLMIAILHFVHNFVNPLLMSLSASRNPALHRHIRALAVCAFLILFPVSLLFYLWSNYTLCTWLLAATIFNIEVVVKVLVSLAIYSLFLVDAYRSAFWEQLDDFVYIIRSFGNTVEFAFGIILFFNGFWILVFESGGGIRAIMMCIHAYLNIWCEAKAGWSVFMKRRSAVNKINSLPEAKAEQLRRLDDVCAICYQELHSAKITRCNHFFHGDCLRKWLYVQDRCPLCHDILYKVENVQNKTEETAVQQANQSR